A part of Saccharomonospora amisosensis genomic DNA contains:
- the whiA gene encoding DNA-binding protein WhiA, with the protein MAMTAAVKDELSRLEITKLSPRRSEVSAMLRFAGGLHIVGGRVVVEAELDTGSVARRLRKEIHELYGYHSDVHVITAGGLRKGTRYVVRVVKDGDGLARQTGLIDQRGRPVRGLPAAVVSGGLADAEAAWRGAFLAHGSLTEPGRSSSLEVTCPGPEAALALVGAARRLGIQAKSREVRGADRVVVRDGDAIGALLTRLGAHETVLAWEERRMRREVRATANRLANFDDANLRRSARAAVAAAARVERAMDILGDTAPDHLLAAGKLRLTNRQASLEELGQLSDPPMTKDAVAGRIRRLLAMADKRAQELGVPDTESAVTPEMLEEGA; encoded by the coding sequence ATGGCGATGACCGCCGCGGTCAAGGACGAGCTGAGCAGGCTCGAGATCACCAAGCTCAGTCCGAGGCGGTCGGAGGTTTCGGCGATGCTGCGATTCGCGGGGGGCCTGCACATCGTCGGAGGAAGGGTCGTGGTCGAGGCCGAACTGGACACCGGTTCGGTGGCGCGCAGGCTGCGTAAGGAGATTCACGAGCTGTACGGCTACCACTCCGACGTGCACGTGATCACCGCGGGCGGGCTGCGCAAGGGGACCAGGTATGTCGTTCGGGTGGTCAAGGACGGTGACGGTCTGGCGAGGCAGACCGGGTTGATCGACCAGCGCGGCAGGCCCGTGCGTGGGCTGCCCGCCGCCGTGGTGTCGGGTGGCCTCGCCGACGCGGAGGCCGCGTGGCGGGGCGCGTTCCTCGCGCACGGCTCGCTGACCGAACCGGGCCGGTCGTCGTCGCTGGAGGTCACCTGCCCCGGTCCCGAGGCGGCGCTGGCGCTCGTCGGTGCCGCTCGCAGGCTCGGTATCCAGGCCAAGTCGAGGGAGGTGCGCGGCGCCGACCGGGTCGTGGTACGTGACGGCGACGCCATCGGCGCGTTGCTGACCCGGCTCGGCGCCCACGAGACCGTGCTCGCGTGGGAGGAACGTCGGATGCGGCGCGAGGTGCGGGCCACGGCCAACCGGCTGGCGAACTTCGACGACGCCAACCTGCGCCGCTCCGCGCGCGCCGCGGTCGCCGCGGCCGCCAGGGTGGAGCGCGCGATGGACATCCTCGGCGACACCGCGCCCGACCATCTGCTCGCGGCGGGCAAGCTACGGCTGACCAACCGGCAGGCCTCGCTTGAGGAACTCGGCCAGCTGTCCGACCCGCCGATGACCAAGGACGCCGTGGCCGGCCGGATCAGGCGGCTGCTGGCGATGGCCGACAAGCGCGCGCAGGAGCTCGGAGTCCCCGACACCGAGTCGGCCGTGACCCCGGAGATGCTCGAGGAAGGCGCCTGA